A window of Paenibacillus sp. 19GGS1-52 contains these coding sequences:
- a CDS encoding AAA family ATPase, protein MSLADSFKLKGMLNGTHMELSSFLHRAVALTKLVQSAHKRNTIIGNLSLACVRFQSDLLQAVLTENRKMDYAYLSPEQLGRINRAPDERSDLYALGIIFYEMLAGQLPFQAQSAEEWIHVHMAVLPKPIREQRPELDGPLDEMLLKLLSKSPEERYQSAYGLLADLQRCVLSLNEAGELHPFEIASSDKASRFRLPRMLFGREQEVGALQDAFELACVGASAFVLVTGHAGSGKTALISELKMPIRREGGQFITGKCDLMNREIPFSPILQALRRLLRQVWSESPERIAQLRLQMVEALGSGAGVITEFLPEAAKLLGASPSVEPLPPAEAAVRFRRLLPIFIKIFAGREHPLVLFLDDLQWADPDTLDVLQVLANDGALHGLLVIAAFRLETTQGRMDNEDEDDAAALWVQQMLSRQLADRALRVQHIKLTSLSYVDVRRFLSHILNENTARVRQLAESLYHRTGGNPLYLHQFLDSLYREHKLLFDEEQAMWTWDMAAVTEQPEDPDILHFIERRIRMLPERTISLLGIAAALGSHFHLATVALVSGYSFLDTLDFLQGAEDEGLISREDGFVEGETEDIEYAFLHDRVQQAAYQTVSEAEHASLHLAIGRMMHQSGSENEQVYSIFDKVYHLNLGSKIMTDPAMRIELAEFNLQAGLKSKATTAYAAALYFLETGLYLIGENDAVPGSLAYQLMLELPECEYMCGYTERASILLERLMARTTDLVERSRIYLIRISMYTFLAKDELAVNVGRQALAEFGWKLPVKYSKAGILKEVAMTQTALYRMRQELPYLPLNNDPHYKALSDLVMAIATSVFTLSLELSAILFSRFVRFGLKHGNNEAFAYILASYGLVILRNKISFTRLGLHYIDTAFLLASSFESTDLYCRLYYIRGLSRLQQNPKEGLEHFEQSIHYGMESANLTFVSIAMLTCTTTHTGNLYALSARIAEYEARSQKLVDEVTLNIFRIARRYVAQLQGEVPDNDEVVIPLLSNRSKGTLNNEIYYNCTCQIEIAYLAGRYREALEWTEQGEFNTFRQTRMQVRKQHVYQSLSLAALYAEAPQEERKSIRKRLGKQLRSMQQWSGYFGQGSSAYLLIMAELERIDGQWAGAAKGYELAINSARTEGYGMMEAMAYELASRFYKEAGSVGGAEILMADACNAYAQWGATVKVEQLKKDYPGLPLSTSELKEERKVAEGALEAKPTQVHPDRVAFVDDGKVFLGRISEWAGSADDQDMFTPFLTSALRYSGAVHGYVLNGQEEVFHIEAQSGSNEVLPGELGFAESIVRYVIMTGEPILLANASHSSYAADPSIQRNLSKSILCMPVLFPGSVLPSVLYLENNLIVGAFTKEGLEVLNFMITRMVYQKSLQESRIGMISDELTATTETSKLLVDPLTLRETEILYSLSDGLSNKEIADRFGITEGTVKSHVFRLYGKLGVKRRSQAISRARELQLVE, encoded by the coding sequence ATGTCACTAGCAGACAGTTTCAAGCTGAAGGGAATGCTGAATGGAACGCATATGGAGCTGTCATCCTTTTTACATAGAGCAGTAGCATTGACGAAGCTGGTTCAGTCTGCTCATAAAAGAAACACAATCATTGGCAATTTAAGTCTGGCTTGTGTTCGCTTTCAATCGGATTTGTTGCAGGCGGTTCTTACAGAAAATCGTAAAATGGATTATGCCTATTTATCTCCTGAGCAACTGGGCAGGATCAATCGAGCGCCGGATGAGCGCAGTGATCTGTATGCCCTCGGAATTATTTTCTATGAAATGCTTGCAGGGCAGCTACCGTTTCAGGCACAGAGTGCTGAAGAATGGATTCATGTACATATGGCCGTATTGCCAAAGCCTATACGCGAACAACGTCCTGAATTGGATGGACCACTGGATGAGATGTTACTGAAGCTGTTATCAAAATCGCCCGAAGAACGTTATCAGAGCGCCTACGGGTTATTAGCTGACTTGCAGCGCTGCGTTTTGTCTTTGAATGAAGCGGGTGAGCTTCACCCTTTTGAGATTGCTTCTTCGGATAAGGCTAGTCGGTTTCGACTGCCCCGCATGCTTTTTGGACGTGAACAGGAAGTGGGAGCTCTACAAGATGCTTTTGAGTTGGCTTGTGTTGGGGCTTCGGCATTTGTATTGGTCACAGGCCATGCGGGCAGTGGGAAAACAGCATTAATTAGTGAACTTAAAATGCCGATCAGAAGAGAAGGCGGTCAGTTTATTACTGGCAAATGCGACCTGATGAATCGGGAGATACCCTTCTCACCGATTCTGCAGGCGCTTCGCCGACTGCTTCGGCAGGTATGGAGCGAATCACCGGAAAGAATTGCCCAACTAAGGCTTCAAATGGTAGAAGCTTTGGGGAGCGGGGCGGGTGTGATCACAGAGTTTCTACCAGAGGCAGCCAAGCTTCTCGGTGCTTCACCTTCAGTCGAGCCTCTACCTCCGGCTGAAGCCGCCGTTCGTTTTCGCCGCCTACTGCCTATTTTCATCAAGATTTTTGCGGGTAGGGAGCATCCGCTTGTATTGTTTCTGGATGATCTGCAATGGGCTGACCCAGATACACTAGATGTCCTGCAAGTGTTAGCCAATGATGGTGCGCTGCATGGTTTATTAGTGATAGCTGCATTCCGGTTGGAAACGACGCAGGGACGAATGGACAATGAGGATGAAGATGACGCTGCAGCATTATGGGTGCAACAGATGTTATCTCGTCAGTTGGCAGATAGGGCACTGCGGGTGCAGCATATTAAGCTTACATCTCTGTCCTATGTTGATGTAAGGCGGTTTCTATCACATATCCTTAACGAGAATACGGCTCGCGTCCGGCAGCTGGCTGAATCACTATACCACCGGACCGGGGGGAATCCGCTATATCTGCATCAGTTTCTGGATAGCCTATACCGTGAGCATAAGCTGCTTTTTGATGAGGAGCAAGCCATGTGGACATGGGATATGGCTGCAGTTACAGAACAGCCTGAAGATCCCGACATTCTTCATTTCATTGAGCGGCGAATTCGGATGCTTCCGGAGAGAACCATAAGTTTACTGGGGATTGCAGCTGCTCTTGGCAGCCATTTCCATCTAGCAACGGTTGCTCTTGTGAGCGGGTACTCCTTCCTGGATACATTGGATTTCTTGCAGGGCGCCGAGGATGAAGGCTTAATAAGCCGTGAGGATGGCTTTGTGGAGGGAGAGACGGAGGATATTGAATATGCTTTTTTGCATGATCGGGTGCAGCAGGCTGCGTATCAGACCGTTTCTGAAGCAGAACATGCCAGCTTACATCTAGCGATTGGGCGTATGATGCATCAGAGTGGGAGCGAGAACGAGCAGGTATATTCCATCTTTGACAAGGTATATCACTTGAACTTGGGCTCCAAGATAATGACAGATCCGGCGATGAGAATAGAGCTGGCTGAATTTAATCTACAAGCAGGTCTGAAATCGAAAGCAACGACAGCTTATGCAGCAGCACTATACTTTCTGGAAACAGGACTGTATCTAATTGGGGAGAATGATGCGGTACCTGGCTCACTTGCCTATCAATTGATGCTGGAACTGCCTGAATGTGAGTATATGTGTGGATATACAGAACGTGCGTCAATATTACTTGAGCGGTTGATGGCCCGGACAACTGACCTGGTCGAGCGTTCCCGGATCTATCTTATTCGGATTTCGATGTACACCTTTTTAGCAAAAGATGAACTGGCGGTGAACGTCGGACGGCAAGCACTTGCAGAATTTGGCTGGAAGCTGCCAGTAAAGTATTCTAAGGCAGGGATCTTGAAGGAAGTAGCCATGACGCAAACAGCTTTGTACAGAATGCGTCAAGAGCTTCCGTATTTACCCTTAAATAACGACCCCCATTACAAAGCCTTGTCGGATCTGGTCATGGCGATAGCGACCTCGGTATTTACGTTAAGCCTGGAATTATCTGCTATATTGTTCTCGAGGTTCGTTCGTTTCGGTCTGAAGCATGGGAATAACGAAGCATTTGCGTATATTCTGGCAAGTTATGGCTTGGTGATTCTTAGAAATAAAATCTCCTTCACTCGATTAGGGCTTCATTATATTGATACGGCTTTTCTACTCGCATCCTCTTTTGAAAGCACGGATTTATACTGCCGACTGTACTACATCCGAGGCCTTTCTAGACTGCAGCAGAATCCAAAAGAAGGATTAGAGCATTTTGAGCAATCTATACACTATGGGATGGAATCCGCCAATTTGACGTTTGTTAGTATTGCGATGCTAACGTGTACAACCACTCATACTGGGAATTTATATGCGTTGTCTGCACGGATTGCAGAGTATGAAGCTAGGTCCCAGAAGCTTGTAGACGAGGTGACGCTGAACATATTTCGCATTGCGAGACGGTATGTGGCCCAATTACAGGGCGAGGTTCCTGACAACGATGAAGTTGTTATTCCACTGCTGAGCAATCGTTCCAAGGGGACGCTGAACAACGAGATTTATTATAACTGTACCTGCCAAATCGAAATTGCTTATCTAGCTGGACGGTATCGTGAAGCTCTTGAATGGACAGAGCAAGGGGAATTTAATACGTTTAGACAGACACGGATGCAAGTTCGTAAACAACATGTCTACCAGTCACTATCCCTTGCTGCCCTGTATGCAGAGGCACCGCAAGAAGAACGTAAAAGTATTCGCAAGAGACTTGGTAAGCAACTGCGTTCTATGCAGCAATGGTCTGGTTATTTTGGACAGGGGTCTTCGGCTTATTTGCTCATTATGGCTGAATTAGAGCGAATCGATGGACAATGGGCAGGAGCGGCAAAAGGCTATGAGCTTGCTATTAATTCCGCACGAACAGAAGGGTATGGCATGATGGAGGCTATGGCCTACGAGTTGGCTTCAAGGTTTTACAAGGAAGCCGGAAGTGTTGGCGGAGCAGAGATATTAATGGCAGATGCTTGTAATGCTTATGCGCAATGGGGGGCTACCGTCAAAGTAGAGCAGCTTAAGAAGGATTATCCGGGGCTGCCTTTATCCACTTCAGAGCTGAAAGAAGAACGAAAAGTTGCTGAGGGAGCACTCGAAGCGAAGCCGACCCAAGTCCATCCCGACAGAGTAGCTTTTGTGGATGATGGAAAAGTATTCTTAGGACGAATTTCCGAGTGGGCAGGTTCAGCAGACGATCAGGATATGTTCACTCCCTTCCTGACATCAGCGCTTCGTTATTCGGGGGCAGTTCATGGGTATGTGCTGAATGGTCAGGAAGAAGTATTTCACATTGAAGCTCAAAGTGGGAGTAACGAGGTTCTGCCAGGAGAGCTAGGGTTTGCGGAATCGATTGTTAGATATGTCATTATGACTGGCGAGCCGATCTTACTTGCCAATGCTTCACACAGCTCTTATGCCGCTGATCCGTCTATTCAACGCAATCTGTCGAAATCGATTCTGTGCATGCCGGTGCTTTTTCCGGGAAGTGTGCTGCCCTCTGTGCTTTATTTGGAGAATAACCTTATAGTAGGAGCGTTTACCAAGGAAGGTCTGGAAGTGTTGAATTTCATGATTACCCGTATGGTATACCAGAAATCGCTTCAGGAATCCCGCATAGGAATGATTTCTGATGAACTGACAGCCACTACTGAAACTTCCAAGCTGCTCGTCGATCCGCTCACTCTGCGTGAAACCGAGATCTTATACTCCCTGTCCGATGGGTTATCCAACAAGGAAATAGCTGATCGATTTGGGATTACAGAGGGAACCGTTAAGAGTCATGTATTCCGACTGTACGGGAAGCTAGGGGTCAAGCGCCGTTCACAAGCGATCTCCCGTGCGCGCGAGCTGCAATTAGTGGAATAG
- a CDS encoding 6-bladed beta-propeller, protein MSKGLRQQLSWFMVVVLLLGTLSVQFSAKAYASPTSSGIHELPTSGKFKLSGEGEFYGPAGAAVDSYGNIYVIDRNNNRIQKFDSNGVYLMQWGEEGTGKGQFYYPESITIDDSGNVYVMEMQHSRIQKFDQNGVYLSEWGSAGSGDGEFNYPQGITVDSSGNVYVLDTYNYRVQKFDTSGAYLTQWGSAGSGNGEFSLSYGITADDNGNVYVADSNNNRIQKFDSNGAYLMQWGNYGGGEGEFNISGRITVDSSGNVYVFDSDHRVQKFDSNGVFLTQWGSEGSGESEFSYSFGITVDDNGNVYVVDSDNSRIQKFDSNGNYLTQWGSYSSTSYFSNVNVALSNGDIYVTDTNHNRILKFDANGNLIMKWGRYGSGDGEFDNPYGIAVDDAGNVYVADGSNNRIQKFNSNGEYLAQWGRYGSGDGEFNYPFGITIDDSGNLYVAESNNNRIQKFNLKGDYLTKWGSQGSGNGQFYTPLHITIDHSGIVYVLDHDNNRVQKFDSNGNYLLQWGSYGNDKGQFRFPRGIAVDEGGNVYVVDGVNNRIQKFDAEGTYLSEWNNDNSGDTEFVGAITFDSSGKLYMQDASNVRIFSPNDNTHVTDLTLSAGTLSPSVTADNTVPYTATVAADMADLTITTKLADPLATVEVTAANGAAAGSVLGNVTTHTVPLQTGVNVITVKVTAMDGTTTKAYRLHVTRLSNNALLSNLAVSQGALSPTFLSGKVNYTVAVANAVSDVELSFSKGDPTQTISVTGAVYSTVTNDVYTYNASLNVGVNPVQVTVLAEDGTSNRYTVNVTRAAAPVLSGNADLGELTLSSGTLSPDFSAETTGYTSTVANGVSSLAVTASVYDSNAALKVNGISVTSSQASGAIPLSVGSNSISVAVTAQDGTVKTYTVMVTRAAAEQPTATPPPTLITTTDGKLTLPVGIAGKVSLNDEITLSIPSNATNQVLRVTIAKVLDTLDLLTNQQVLVSPVFELLKNFTENFINPVILTFTFDPVKVNSSQRAAVFYYDELQKIWVEVAGGTVNGNHITVSVDHFNKYYAVFAVDLAAPTTVETQFSDIAGHWAEASIKQAVADGIVKGYLDGTFKPGNSVTRAEFAVMLMNTLQSEEVGADLGFTDRAKIGTWAKQAVAQAIGAGIIHGYEDGTFRPNAPITRAEMASMIASALKLTLETNAVTNFADDLNIPTWAKGAVAAVKKLGLIEGKGLNQFDPAGNTTRAEAITVLLKMLAQQSK, encoded by the coding sequence ATGTCCAAAGGATTAAGACAGCAGCTATCCTGGTTTATGGTTGTGGTGCTGCTCTTGGGAACGCTATCCGTACAGTTCTCTGCTAAAGCGTATGCCAGCCCGACATCAAGTGGTATTCATGAATTACCTACAAGCGGGAAATTCAAACTGTCTGGCGAGGGGGAATTTTATGGTCCTGCAGGAGCGGCAGTAGACTCCTATGGTAATATTTATGTGATAGATCGTAATAATAACCGCATTCAAAAGTTCGATTCGAATGGGGTTTACCTCATGCAGTGGGGTGAGGAGGGAACTGGCAAGGGGCAGTTCTACTATCCAGAAAGCATTACGATAGATGATAGCGGAAACGTGTATGTGATGGAAATGCAGCATAGCCGCATCCAAAAGTTTGATCAGAATGGTGTCTACCTGTCAGAGTGGGGGAGCGCGGGCAGTGGTGATGGTGAGTTCAACTATCCTCAAGGAATCACCGTAGACTCTAGCGGCAACGTATATGTGTTGGATACATATAATTACCGCGTTCAGAAGTTTGATACCAGTGGTGCGTACCTCACACAGTGGGGAAGCGCTGGTAGCGGTAACGGTGAGTTTTCACTTTCATATGGAATTACTGCAGATGATAACGGTAATGTATATGTGGCGGATAGTAATAATAACCGCATTCAAAAATTTGATTCAAATGGTGCCTACCTGATGCAGTGGGGAAACTATGGCGGTGGTGAGGGTGAATTCAACATCTCTGGTAGAATCACCGTAGATTCTAGCGGTAATGTGTATGTATTTGATAGTGATCATCGCGTTCAGAAATTTGACTCAAATGGTGTGTTCTTAACACAATGGGGGAGTGAGGGCAGTGGCGAGAGTGAGTTCTCCTATTCTTTCGGAATCACTGTAGATGATAATGGTAATGTGTATGTGGTGGATAGTGATAATAGCCGCATCCAAAAGTTCGACTCGAACGGTAACTACCTCACCCAATGGGGCAGTTATTCAAGCACATCTTACTTTTCCAATGTAAACGTAGCTCTTAGCAATGGGGACATCTATGTTACAGATACTAATCACAACCGGATCTTAAAATTTGATGCCAATGGGAATCTCATCATGAAGTGGGGGAGATACGGCAGTGGTGATGGCGAGTTCGACAATCCTTATGGAATTGCTGTAGATGATGCTGGTAATGTGTATGTAGCAGATGGTAGTAATAATCGCATTCAAAAATTCAACTCGAACGGTGAGTATCTCGCACAGTGGGGGAGGTACGGCAGCGGTGACGGCGAGTTCAATTATCCTTTTGGAATTACTATAGATGATAGTGGTAATTTGTATGTGGCAGAGAGTAATAACAATCGCATCCAAAAATTCAACTTAAAGGGTGATTACCTGACCAAGTGGGGGAGTCAGGGCAGCGGTAATGGTCAGTTCTACACTCCTTTACACATTACCATAGATCATAGTGGGATTGTGTACGTATTGGATCACGACAATAACCGCGTTCAGAAATTTGACTCGAATGGTAACTACTTGTTGCAGTGGGGCAGTTATGGCAACGATAAGGGTCAGTTCCGTTTTCCAAGGGGAATCGCCGTAGATGAGGGCGGGAACGTCTATGTGGTGGATGGCGTTAATAACCGCATTCAAAAGTTTGATGCAGAGGGTACGTATCTGTCAGAGTGGAATAACGATAATAGTGGAGATACAGAGTTCGTTGGTGCAATTACATTCGATTCGAGTGGGAAGCTCTATATGCAGGATGCCTCCAATGTTCGTATATTCTCGCCGAATGATAATACGCATGTCACGGATCTTACGCTCTCGGCGGGTACACTTAGCCCTTCGGTTACAGCGGACAACACAGTTCCTTACACGGCAACGGTCGCTGCTGACATGGCTGACCTAACGATTACCACCAAACTTGCTGATCCTCTGGCGACCGTAGAGGTAACGGCTGCCAATGGTGCGGCTGCAGGCTCCGTATTAGGAAACGTGACTACGCACACAGTTCCTCTACAAACGGGCGTCAATGTCATTACGGTTAAAGTCACCGCGATGGATGGAACAACAACGAAGGCCTATAGGCTCCATGTCACAAGACTGAGCAATAATGCATTACTATCCAACTTGGCTGTGAGTCAGGGGGCGTTATCTCCAACGTTCTTGTCAGGTAAGGTTAATTATACGGTGGCTGTGGCTAACGCTGTATCCGATGTAGAGTTGTCCTTCAGTAAGGGAGACCCGACACAAACGATCTCAGTGACCGGTGCTGTATATAGTACGGTAACGAATGATGTCTATACCTATAACGCCAGCCTGAATGTAGGCGTGAATCCCGTACAGGTAACCGTGCTGGCAGAGGATGGAACCAGCAATAGGTATACGGTGAATGTGACCCGGGCCGCTGCACCCGTCCTAAGCGGCAATGCGGACCTCGGCGAATTGACTTTATCCAGCGGAACGCTAAGTCCTGATTTTTCCGCGGAGACTACAGGTTACACATCCACTGTAGCGAATGGGGTATCCAGCTTAGCGGTAACGGCGAGTGTATATGACAGTAATGCGGCATTGAAGGTGAATGGGATTTCGGTGACCAGCAGTCAGGCAAGCGGCGCAATTCCTTTAAGTGTGGGCAGCAACTCCATTTCTGTTGCAGTGACAGCGCAGGATGGTACTGTTAAGACTTATACAGTGATGGTAACACGGGCAGCGGCTGAGCAGCCGACAGCAACTCCGCCCCCAACCCTCATAACAACAACAGATGGCAAGCTGACCCTTCCCGTAGGTATAGCCGGAAAGGTGAGTCTGAACGATGAGATCACTCTTTCGATTCCTTCCAATGCCACCAACCAAGTCCTGCGCGTAACGATTGCGAAAGTGTTGGATACGTTAGACCTGCTCACGAACCAGCAGGTATTGGTCAGTCCGGTGTTTGAACTTCTGAAGAACTTTACCGAGAACTTCATCAATCCGGTCATCTTAACTTTTACGTTCGATCCGGTCAAAGTGAACAGCAGTCAACGAGCAGCAGTGTTCTACTATGACGAATTGCAGAAAATTTGGGTGGAGGTTGCCGGGGGTACAGTGAACGGTAATCACATCACGGTGAGTGTCGATCATTTCAACAAATATTATGCGGTATTCGCCGTAGATCTAGCAGCGCCAACTACCGTAGAAACACAGTTCAGTGATATCGCGGGACACTGGGCGGAAGCCAGTATCAAGCAAGCCGTAGCTGACGGCATCGTCAAGGGTTACCTGGACGGAACGTTCAAGCCGGGAAACAGTGTGACCCGTGCGGAATTTGCGGTGATGCTGATGAATACCTTGCAGTCAGAGGAAGTCGGAGCAGATTTGGGATTCACAGATCGCGCGAAGATTGGCACTTGGGCTAAGCAGGCAGTGGCGCAAGCTATAGGAGCGGGGATCATCCATGGCTATGAGGACGGTACCTTCCGTCCGAATGCCCCGATCACACGTGCGGAGATGGCTTCGATGATTGCCAGTGCGCTGAAGCTTACGCTTGAGACCAATGCGGTAACAAATTTTGCTGATGACTTGAACATCCCGACATGGGCGAAGGGTGCGGTAGCCGCAGTGAAGAAACTGGGCCTAATCGAAGGCAAAGGCCTGAATCAATTCGATCCAGCCGGTAACACGACCAGAGCCGAAGCGATAACCGTATTGCTGAAGATGCTGGCGCAGCAGAGTAAGTAA
- a CDS encoding helix-turn-helix transcriptional regulator, whose product MPKKIIIKIPNLLHSRGISLRELSRLSDVRHAALSELSNGKRGNINFSHIEKIADALGISDIRQIIDLVEGGE is encoded by the coding sequence ATGCCCAAAAAAATCATTATTAAAATACCGAATCTGCTTCACAGCCGTGGTATCTCGCTTAGGGAACTTTCTCGCCTTTCCGATGTGCGCCACGCTGCTTTAAGCGAGCTTTCCAATGGCAAGCGAGGGAATATCAACTTCTCCCATATAGAAAAAATCGCCGATGCCTTAGGCATCAGCGATATTCGTCAGATTATTGATTTGGTGGAGGGTGGGGAGTGA